A part of Candidatus Cloacimonas sp. genomic DNA contains:
- a CDS encoding SBBP repeat-containing protein, giving the protein MKKTFLLFILVLCSIMLFAQKEEWLWAKKAGGKSDDYGNSIAVDANGNSYVTGTFYGSSATFGSTTLTGSGYDDIFVAKMDSNGNWLWARQAGGTLSDLGNSIAVDANGNSYVTGTFDGSSATYGNTI; this is encoded by the coding sequence GTGAAAAAGACATTTCTACTATTTATCTTAGTTCTCTGCTCCATAATGCTATTTGCCCAAAAAGAGGAATGGCTCTGGGCAAAGAAAGCCGGAGGAAAAAGTGATGATTATGGAAATAGCATTGCTGTTGATGCCAATGGAAACAGCTATGTTACTGGGACTTTTTATGGTAGTAGTGCTACCTTTGGTTCTACTACCTTAACCGGCAGTGGGTATGATGACATCTTTGTTGCTAAGATGGATAGTAACGGTAACTGGCTCTGGGCAAGGCAAGCCGGGGGAACATTGTCTGATTTGGGCAATAGCATTGCTGTTGATGCCAACGGAAATAGCTATGTTACTGGGACTTTTGATGGTAGTAGTGCTACCTATGGCAATACTATCTAA
- a CDS encoding SBBP repeat-containing protein: MGDIFVAKLDSNGNWLWAKKVGGTSNDLGKSIAVDSNGNSYITGYFNGIATFGTATLTSSGGDDIFVAKLDSSGNWLWAKKAGGTGTDEGNGIAVDANGNSYVTGYFGGRSATFGNTILTSSSMFFFDIFIAKLDSKGNWLWAKKVGGENDKEVKCIAVDAKGNSYVTGNFEGSAIIGTTNLTSNGWAPDIFVAKLDRNGNWLWAKQAGGTSKDYGYSIVVDVKGNSYVTGSFDSSNITFGTITLTSSGYGGIFVAKIDSNGNWLWAKQAEGKVCSIAVDANGNSYITGNFGNSPTFGTTELKSSDGSDIFISKIGLPVYQVLVPNGGEQWRTGSTMTVYWNSNISNIGNYINIQLSFDNGVNWIIMNSSPVEATLGNFSFTVPYVNSNQCLIKIINADNSNCFDISDETFTISSSVPYSLSLTVPNYSKLQAGRNYTINWTVSGINMVNLAYSCDAGVTWNSIASALPANLGTYEWTVPNISASTCYLKVSDSAQPAIYDWSDQAFSICKLQLLSPNGGEIWGTKSRKNISWSENYISNLKLEYSSDKGNSWITIANDIFADYYSGSFSWYLPDINSSQYLIRISDADDNTIWDVSDNPFTIRPYIIVIAPNGNEYLTVNSIYAILWSITAEVSTVVIDYSIDGGKNWLPVQTSPINAAIGKYDWLVPNNPSKNCLIKVCNTADRDIYDVSDKVFTIIPLN, translated from the coding sequence TTGGGTGACATCTTTGTTGCCAAGCTGGATAGCAATGGTAACTGGCTCTGGGCAAAGAAAGTCGGTGGAACAAGTAATGATTTGGGCAAGAGCATTGCTGTTGATTCCAACGGAAACAGCTATATTACAGGTTATTTTAATGGAATAGCAACATTTGGTACTGCTACCTTAACGAGCAGTGGAGGGGATGATATTTTTGTTGCTAAGCTGGATAGTAGTGGTAACTGGCTCTGGGCAAAGAAAGCCGGGGGAACAGGTACTGATGAAGGTAATGGAATTGCTGTTGATGCCAACGGAAACAGCTATGTAACCGGTTATTTTGGTGGTAGAAGTGCTACCTTCGGCAATACTATTTTAACCAGTAGTAGTATGTTTTTTTTTGACATCTTTATTGCTAAGCTGGATAGTAAAGGTAACTGGCTCTGGGCTAAGAAAGTCGGGGGAGAAAATGATAAAGAGGTCAAGTGCATTGCTGTTGATGCTAAAGGAAACAGCTATGTTACAGGAAATTTTGAAGGAAGTGCTATCATCGGAACTACTAACTTAACCAGCAATGGCTGGGCACCGGATATCTTTGTTGCTAAGCTGGATAGAAATGGTAACTGGCTATGGGCAAAGCAAGCTGGCGGAACAAGTAAAGATTATGGCTATAGCATTGTTGTCGATGTTAAAGGAAACAGCTATGTTACAGGTAGTTTTGATAGTAGTAATATTACATTCGGCACTATTACCTTAACTAGCAGTGGCTATGGCGGCATTTTTGTTGCCAAGATTGACAGTAACGGCAACTGGCTCTGGGCAAAGCAAGCTGAGGGAAAAGTCTGTAGCATTGCTGTTGATGCTAATGGAAACAGCTATATTACAGGAAATTTTGGGAATAGTCCTACCTTTGGTACTACTGAATTAAAAAGTAGTGATGGTTCAGATATTTTTATCTCCAAAATTGGTTTACCTGTTTATCAGGTCTTAGTTCCAAATGGAGGAGAACAATGGAGGACAGGAAGCACAATGACCGTATATTGGAATTCCAATATATCCAATATAGGCAATTATATAAATATCCAGTTATCATTTGATAATGGGGTAAATTGGATAATTATGAATTCCAGTCCGGTTGAGGCGACCTTAGGCAATTTTTCTTTCACAGTGCCTTATGTAAACTCCAATCAATGCCTAATTAAAATAATAAATGCAGATAACAGTAATTGTTTTGATATTTCGGATGAGACATTCACTATTAGCAGTTCCGTACCTTATTCTTTATCGTTAACGGTGCCTAATTATTCTAAGCTGCAAGCAGGAAGGAACTATACTATCAATTGGACAGTATCAGGAATCAATATGGTAAATTTAGCTTATTCCTGTGATGCTGGTGTTACCTGGAATAGTATTGCCTCTGCTCTTCCTGCCAATTTGGGAACTTATGAATGGACTGTTCCCAATATAAGTGCTTCTACCTGCTATTTAAAAGTATCAGATTCTGCCCAGCCCGCTATTTATGATTGGAGTGATCAGGCATTTAGCATTTGTAAGTTACAATTGCTCAGTCCCAATGGTGGGGAAATATGGGGAACTAAAAGTAGAAAGAATATTAGCTGGTCAGAAAATTATATCAGTAATCTAAAATTGGAATACAGTTCGGATAAAGGTAATTCCTGGATAACCATAGCCAATGATATTTTTGCTGATTATTATTCTGGTAGCTTTAGCTGGTATTTACCCGATATTAATTCCAGTCAATACTTAATAAGGATTTCTGATGCTGATGATAATACAATTTGGGATGTAAGTGATAATCCCTTTACCATCCGTCCTTATATTATTGTAATTGCCCCTAATGGTAATGAATATTTAACAGTGAATAGCATATATGCTATACTTTGGTCAATTACAGCAGAAGTTTCTACTGTGGTAATTGATTATAGTATAGATGGAGGTAAAAACTGGCTACCTGTTCAGACCAGCCCTATAAATGCTGCAATCGGGAAATATGATTGGTTGGTGCCCAATAATCCATCTAAAAATTGTCTGATAAAAGTTTGTAATACTGCCGATAGAGATATTTATGATGTATCGGATAAGGTTTTTACTATCATTCCGTTAAATTAA
- a CDS encoding T9SS type A sorting domain-containing protein, which produces MKRILMFMLILLLVLPLAAVIHETASLKHFLYGTEPNCAYDNWISHLAEGVAIQGYNTYAPYDKQTNGFGDFIVPTTDQLNTWGSIVDLFLDGLLDEAQTAIESAGYPYQVVIFDDTDTNITYRILREIPDSSYVDNNGTLDSYDDEIGAFCYGWGLYIYNPSGARPIIVTAPHPCDDFPSPSFALEAFQIWDGQFLLINGAGREVKWTNVGTYTNSKSISDPTRLTNHPFNICYKKFADKIRAEFNHREFSPQIHTYDWNYHAGYPNVQISAGNNRMCPNLPIRDLSSRKLDMINKGHHIMIPANTVGFHSDVYLNDFYGVNYSTYPFVFDDGEHSYAVNDYIDLPAYSQNYQMIYTLTGWTDYDVFEPFLHVEMDELPNSYDLTENTYKWFYGWDESTQHWNFDHLFDNFRLYYLRWVYDLNSVLDETFQLNDQLVPPSPTGFAIYNQSLNSITLKWDKVDCYDFDTYEILYATDPIGTDNYQIFNRNNNPVLASPSCSSVTVTGLNNTSSYFFKIRAKDKNGNESVLSNQITTIPAPANIVSFTVYGLDNAVRLYWGVGGQSNNQGFKIYRKTPEQTTYTMIDSYLTNSALTNPTASSFTYWDYNVSNGQNWDYMLSCTNTNNQEFFYNYPASAAVRAIHSLYLRNNTSTLVDTLNFAQNPFASDAQDTYYDITKSNPSGSNYLWGGFWEAYWGNSGTSLSREVKGNYDTSLDIKSWTIRIRTTELNTPLFLSASANFNRSEKLYIYDSYNGTWHDLFSSPYQFTSPNTNIRTMTLYWGNLQPKITPTNQTNRLYQGGNNVTFQWSSQNSFLIDHFNLYIKNDTDSLFLTSNLPSSQTSWTYSIPQTLNMQKARFYIDCYATDGLMTTYASSYIFAFVPRMVLHYNESGWQTRSQIWPNLTPTITSVFGEGSTALAQGENDTWQESTDFLFSIAYWVNAADINFYSSTADICPTEINSYPLEPGWNFVSNPHYCSYPVQNLRFLVGSTLFRYSEMIAQNLISRAVFVYRNGKFQAVDTILPYESFYIKYYSDQLLNTNISFYPYFSAPDITPPDNYWQFNVSVSCPASDADEFILGTNPVATDGYDFYVDLPAAPVKPFPSVCAYLSRETPEDASFKDKKLSCEFREALSSTVNQEKVWHFKVICPTTDPLDFALSDLHLPANYTIRIVLGEQSYTYGNLTNFTFIPPAPGTYEGLIRVTNYPVSNDDPIQKPISQMAIYPNPFNPVTTISFQTAKTQEVSVTLYNLKGQKIRTLHKGILSTGEHKLIWDGKDNSGRTVSSGVYFARIETGKQCLTRKLLLLK; this is translated from the coding sequence ATGAAAAGAATTTTAATGTTTATGCTTATTCTGTTGCTGGTATTGCCTTTGGCAGCAGTAATTCATGAAACCGCTTCCTTAAAACATTTCCTTTATGGCACCGAGCCCAATTGTGCTTATGACAATTGGATTTCGCATTTAGCCGAAGGAGTGGCTATTCAGGGATACAATACTTATGCACCTTATGATAAACAGACCAATGGTTTTGGAGATTTTATAGTTCCTACGACTGATCAACTGAATACTTGGGGATCTATCGTAGATTTATTTTTAGACGGCTTGCTGGATGAAGCCCAAACAGCCATTGAAAGTGCCGGATATCCTTATCAGGTAGTTATTTTCGATGATACGGACACTAATATCACCTATAGGATTTTACGCGAAATTCCGGATAGCAGTTATGTTGATAATAACGGCACATTAGATAGCTATGATGATGAAATTGGTGCCTTTTGTTACGGGTGGGGACTTTATATATACAATCCTTCCGGAGCCAGACCTATTATAGTTACCGCTCCCCATCCTTGTGATGATTTTCCCTCTCCGTCTTTTGCTTTGGAGGCCTTCCAAATCTGGGACGGTCAATTTTTACTGATTAATGGTGCAGGCAGAGAAGTTAAATGGACCAATGTAGGAACTTATACCAATTCTAAATCCATTTCTGATCCAACCCGTTTGACCAATCATCCTTTTAATATCTGTTATAAGAAATTTGCGGATAAGATTAGGGCTGAGTTCAATCACCGGGAATTTTCACCTCAAATTCACACTTACGATTGGAATTATCACGCCGGCTATCCCAATGTCCAAATTTCTGCAGGGAACAATCGTATGTGTCCCAATCTTCCAATAAGAGACCTTTCCAGCCGCAAACTGGATATGATTAACAAGGGCCATCATATAATGATTCCGGCAAATACTGTGGGCTTTCACAGCGATGTTTATCTGAATGATTTTTACGGAGTGAATTATTCTACCTATCCCTTTGTTTTCGATGACGGTGAACATTCTTACGCCGTAAATGATTACATAGATTTACCTGCCTATTCCCAAAACTATCAAATGATTTACACTCTTACTGGTTGGACTGATTATGATGTGTTTGAGCCCTTTCTACATGTAGAAATGGACGAATTGCCTAATTCTTATGATTTAACCGAAAATACTTATAAATGGTTTTATGGCTGGGATGAATCTACCCAACACTGGAATTTTGACCATTTATTTGATAATTTCCGTCTCTACTATTTGCGTTGGGTTTACGATTTAAACAGTGTTTTAGATGAAACATTCCAGCTGAATGATCAGCTCGTTCCGCCTTCTCCAACTGGCTTTGCCATTTACAATCAGTCCTTGAATTCCATCACTTTGAAATGGGATAAGGTTGATTGTTACGATTTTGACACCTATGAAATTTTGTATGCCACTGATCCAATTGGGACAGATAATTATCAAATTTTTAATCGCAACAATAATCCCGTTCTGGCTTCTCCTTCTTGTTCAAGTGTAACGGTTACGGGTCTGAACAATACTTCCAGCTATTTCTTCAAAATTCGTGCCAAGGATAAAAACGGCAATGAATCGGTATTATCCAATCAAATAACTACAATTCCCGCTCCTGCCAATATAGTGTCCTTCACAGTTTACGGTTTGGATAACGCAGTTCGTTTATATTGGGGCGTTGGAGGTCAAAGTAATAACCAGGGCTTCAAGATTTATCGTAAAACTCCCGAGCAGACAACATATACGATGATAGATTCATATCTTACCAATTCCGCTCTTACTAATCCCACTGCCAGCAGTTTCACCTATTGGGATTATAATGTATCAAATGGTCAGAATTGGGATTATATGCTCAGTTGCACAAATACCAATAACCAAGAATTTTTCTATAATTATCCTGCCTCCGCCGCAGTTAGAGCCATTCATTCTTTATATTTAAGAAATAATACTTCCACTTTAGTTGACACTCTCAATTTTGCTCAGAATCCTTTTGCGTCCGATGCTCAAGATACATATTACGATATTACCAAAAGTAATCCTTCCGGCAGCAATTATCTCTGGGGTGGTTTTTGGGAAGCGTATTGGGGAAATAGTGGAACATCTCTATCCAGAGAAGTGAAAGGAAATTATGATACATCCTTGGATATAAAAAGCTGGACTATCAGAATCAGGACAACCGAGCTTAATACTCCTCTGTTTTTAAGTGCTTCCGCTAATTTTAACCGCTCCGAAAAATTATACATATATGATTCTTACAATGGAACTTGGCACGATTTATTCAGCAGTCCGTATCAATTTACTTCTCCCAATACTAATATCAGAACAATGACTTTGTATTGGGGAAATCTGCAACCCAAAATAACTCCTACGAACCAAACCAACCGTTTGTACCAGGGAGGAAATAATGTCACTTTCCAATGGTCTTCGCAAAATTCCTTCCTCATAGATCATTTTAACTTGTATATTAAAAATGATACGGATAGTTTATTCCTTACTTCCAACCTTCCCTCATCGCAAACCAGCTGGACATATTCTATTCCCCAAACGCTGAATATGCAGAAGGCGCGTTTTTACATTGATTGTTATGCTACAGATGGTTTGATGACCACTTATGCCTCCTCCTATATTTTTGCTTTCGTCCCCAGAATGGTTTTGCATTATAATGAATCAGGATGGCAGACGCGCTCGCAGATTTGGCCAAATTTAACTCCTACCATCACCAGTGTATTTGGAGAGGGATCAACGGCTTTAGCTCAAGGAGAGAACGATACCTGGCAAGAAAGTACCGATTTCTTGTTTAGTATAGCGTATTGGGTAAATGCGGCAGACATTAATTTTTATAGTTCCACTGCGGATATTTGCCCCACCGAAATAAATTCCTACCCCCTTGAACCCGGCTGGAATTTCGTTTCCAATCCCCATTATTGCAGCTATCCAGTTCAGAATTTGCGTTTTCTGGTTGGCTCCACTCTCTTTCGATACAGCGAAATGATTGCTCAGAATCTAATTTCCAGAGCCGTATTTGTGTATCGAAACGGCAAATTTCAAGCGGTAGATACAATACTGCCCTATGAATCCTTTTATATTAAGTATTATAGCGATCAGTTGCTTAATACCAACATTAGTTTCTACCCCTATTTTTCAGCTCCGGATATTACTCCTCCTGACAATTACTGGCAGTTCAATGTTTCTGTTTCTTGCCCTGCGAGCGATGCAGATGAATTTATTTTGGGAACGAATCCCGTTGCCACTGATGGCTACGACTTTTATGTAGATTTACCGGCGGCTCCCGTTAAACCATTTCCTTCCGTGTGTGCATATTTAAGCCGAGAAACCCCTGAAGATGCCAGTTTTAAAGATAAAAAACTCAGCTGCGAATTTCGTGAAGCATTATCTTCCACCGTGAATCAGGAAAAAGTATGGCATTTTAAAGTTATTTGCCCTACAACGGATCCTCTCGACTTTGCACTTTCCGATTTGCATCTTCCCGCTAATTACACTATTAGAATCGTTCTTGGAGAACAGTCCTACACCTATGGAAATCTCACAAACTTTACTTTTATCCCTCCTGCTCCGGGAACCTATGAGGGCTTGATCAGAGTAACCAATTATCCTGTCAGCAATGATGATCCAATTCAAAAACCGATCTCCCAAATGGCAATTTACCCCAATCCTTTCAATCCTGTTACCACTATTTCCTTCCAGACAGCCAAAACTCAGGAAGTATCCGTAACTCTCTATAATCTGAAAGGACAAAAGATTCGCACTTTGCATAAGGGTATTTTGAGCACTGGCGAACATAAACTAATTTGGGATGGAAAGGATAATTCCGGCAGAACAGTTAGCAGTGGTGTCTATTTTGCCCGCATAGAAACGGGAAAACAATGCTTAACTCGCAAACTTTTGTTGTTGAAGTGA
- the htpG gene encoding molecular chaperone HtpG has protein sequence MADKKTKETGSLSIHTENIFPIIKKWLYSQHDIFLRELISNSVDAISKRKYADSNFKEEDMKVEVKLDKGKKTIQVIDNGIGMTADEIKKYINQIAFSGAEDFINKYKDVQNNMIGHFGLGFYSAFMVSDKVTIDSLSYLEGSEPAFWECDGSTEFSMSKGKRKEIGTTVTIYLNEENGEYADAGKIREILERYCNFMPCPIMFEDKQVNQKEALWNRKPGEVKDEEYIEFYKNVFHDYMDPVFWIHLNVDFPFNLKGILYFPKLRNEPDFFKGEVKLYCNNVFVADNLEDLIPEFLLLLKGGIDIPDIPLNVSRSFLQNDAQVKKISQYIVKKVSDHFNNTFKEDRKKYESYWEDINAFIKFGLLKEDDFFEAMKDIIIFKTASGDYVTLEEYKARNKSEGEKTKIWYAASEDTQVSYLNLMKEQGIEVIFQNSPLDTHLYQQLENKLGNIEFMRIDSEVNDLIVNKEGVEGDSEDKLKELFYDALDQKVEANFSKESYADFLKKYPNAATILSPYLIQNDEQTIIKPYELPENVRKELGSEAMKALLDNAFTEIKVEVKSLKSADIPSMIVFSEYMRRWHDMDMLSHQNASSDMLKYHTLVVNRDNEVIKKILNLSMQGKNEEAKTLCSYIHDLSLLEQKPFTGKELKSFINKANQVLSYLKD, from the coding sequence ATGGCAGACAAGAAAACAAAAGAAACAGGCAGCTTAAGTATCCATACTGAGAACATCTTTCCGATAATTAAGAAATGGCTATATTCGCAGCACGATATATTTTTAAGAGAGCTAATATCCAATTCGGTGGATGCCATTTCCAAACGCAAATATGCCGATTCCAATTTCAAGGAAGAGGATATGAAGGTGGAAGTGAAGCTGGATAAAGGTAAAAAGACAATTCAAGTAATTGATAACGGCATTGGGATGACGGCGGATGAAATAAAAAAATACATCAATCAGATAGCTTTTTCCGGAGCCGAGGATTTCATTAACAAATATAAGGATGTCCAGAACAATATGATTGGTCATTTTGGTTTGGGATTTTATTCGGCGTTTATGGTTTCGGACAAAGTGACGATTGATTCTCTATCTTATTTGGAAGGAAGTGAACCGGCCTTTTGGGAATGCGATGGAAGTACTGAATTTTCAATGAGTAAAGGCAAACGAAAAGAAATAGGGACTACCGTTACAATCTATTTGAATGAAGAAAATGGGGAATATGCCGATGCGGGAAAGATAAGAGAGATTCTGGAGCGTTATTGCAATTTTATGCCCTGTCCAATAATGTTTGAGGATAAGCAAGTTAACCAAAAAGAGGCATTATGGAACCGCAAACCGGGCGAAGTGAAAGATGAAGAATATATAGAATTTTACAAGAATGTGTTTCACGATTATATGGATCCTGTTTTTTGGATTCATCTGAATGTGGATTTTCCTTTCAATTTAAAGGGTATTCTTTATTTTCCCAAACTGCGTAACGAGCCGGATTTTTTCAAAGGCGAAGTGAAACTCTATTGTAATAATGTGTTCGTAGCTGATAATTTGGAAGACCTCATTCCGGAATTTTTACTACTTTTGAAAGGCGGCATTGACATTCCTGATATACCTTTGAATGTATCACGCAGCTTTTTACAAAATGACGCACAGGTGAAAAAAATCAGCCAATATATCGTTAAGAAAGTATCTGACCACTTCAATAACACATTTAAGGAAGACCGTAAAAAGTATGAAAGTTATTGGGAAGATATCAATGCCTTTATCAAATTTGGCTTGCTGAAAGAGGATGATTTCTTTGAGGCAATGAAAGATATCATTATTTTCAAAACTGCCAGCGGCGATTATGTTACCCTTGAAGAATACAAAGCTCGCAATAAAAGTGAAGGGGAAAAAACCAAAATCTGGTATGCAGCCAGTGAAGATACTCAGGTAAGCTATTTGAATTTAATGAAGGAACAAGGAATAGAGGTTATTTTCCAAAACAGTCCTTTGGATACTCATCTCTATCAACAGCTGGAAAATAAACTGGGTAATATAGAATTTATGCGAATTGATAGCGAAGTGAATGACCTTATAGTGAATAAGGAAGGCGTAGAAGGTGATTCGGAAGATAAATTGAAAGAGCTATTTTACGATGCCTTGGATCAAAAAGTGGAAGCCAATTTCAGCAAAGAGAGCTATGCGGATTTCTTAAAAAAGTATCCAAATGCTGCCACTATCTTAAGCCCCTATCTTATTCAGAATGATGAACAAACCATTATCAAGCCCTATGAACTGCCCGAAAATGTGCGAAAAGAATTGGGCTCGGAAGCAATGAAAGCTCTTCTGGACAATGCTTTCACCGAAATTAAAGTGGAAGTGAAGAGCTTAAAAAGTGCAGATATACCTTCAATGATTGTCTTCAGTGAATATATGCGTAGATGGCATGATATGGATATGCTGTCTCATCAAAATGCTTCTTCCGATATGCTTAAATACCATACTTTGGTAGTAAACCGAGATAATGAAGTGATAAAAAAGATTCTTAATCTCAGTATGCAAGGGAAAAATGAAGAAGCTAAAACACTCTGCTCCTATATTCACGATTTATCGCTTTTGGAGCAAAAACCCTTTACTGGCAAAGAACTGAAAAGTTTTATCAATAAGGCAAACCAAGTGCTGAGCTATCTAAAAGATTAA